In Candidatus Hydrogenedentota bacterium, the genomic window CAGCCAGCCCTTCAAAATCCCCGGCAGCGTGGGCGATGACGCGGCGGTGCTGCTGGAGCCCATGGCCTGCGCGGTCCACGGCGTGCTGAAGGCGGCGGACCGTCTGGCGCCGGGCGCGCGGGTGCTGGTCATCGGCGGCGGCACCATCGGTCTGCTGGCGGCGGCGGCGTGCCGCGCCCTGGCCCCCGGCGTGGAGGTGTTCCTGTCGGCGCGGTACCCGTTCCAGGCGCGGGCGGCGGAGGCCCTGGGCGCGCGGGTGCTGGACGGCGGCGGAAAACTCTTTTCCCAGTCCGCCGCCGCCACGGGCGGGCGGCACGCGCGCGGCCTTTTCGGCAACGAGATCGTGCTGGGCGGCTTTGACGCGGTGCTGGACAGCGTCGGCGGCGGGGAGAGTTTCGGGCAGGCCCTGCGCCTGGCCCGCGCGGGCGGCATGGTCGTCCTGCTGGGCATCAACTTCGCCCCCGCAAGCCTGGACTACTCGCCCGTGTGGGCCCGCGAGGTGCTGGTGACGGGCATCAACTGCCACGGCACCGAGCGCGACGGGCGCAGCTCCTTTGCGGTGGCGGCGGAGCTGCTGGCGGGCCTGCCGGAACTCCCCGGCCTGCTCATCACGCACCGCTTCCCCATGCGGGAATACCGGAAGGCCGTCCGGGCTTTCATGGACAAAGGCAAATCCGGGGCGATAAAGATTGTGCTGGATCACGGGGAGTAAGGGGGATGTCTTCCCTGGGAACGCCAATCTCCTGATTGGCATCCATGAAACAGGAACATCCCCCGGCGCTAAAGCGCCACCCCCTTCGGAAGGGGGAATTTGTGGGCGCTTGAACTTTTTGGTTGCTGTTTTTTTTGCTGTAATGGGTGTCACACTGGAAAGAAGAGCCAATCAGGAGATTGGCGTTCCCAGGAAGCCGCAATGGGAAGAGCCTATCAGGAGATTGGCGTTCCCAGGCGGGCTTTCCAAAAGGCATCTTGGACATTTTCTGGAGCAGGCATGGCTGGCAACATTCTCCGCGCGGTGGTCTTCGACTTTGACGGGCTGATCCTGGACACGGAAAGCACGCTCTACGGGACGTGGGTGGAGACTTATGCCCGCTTCGGGTGCGAGCTGCCGCCGGACCTGTGGACGGCGAACATCGGCGGGTACTCGTATGAGACGTTCCACCCGCTGGACCACCTGGAGGAGTGCCTGGGCCGGCCCATTGACCGGGACGCGGTGAACAACGCCCGGCGTGAGGTGTACCGCGCGCGGGTGCGGGTGCAGCCGCCCATGCCGGGCGCGGCGGAGGCAGTCCGCGCGGCGCGTGACCTGGGCCTGCGGCTGGGGGTGGCGTCCAGTTCGGAGCGGTCCTGGGTGGCGGGCCACCTGGAGCGCCTGGGCCTGCTGCCGCTCTTCGACGCGGTGGTCTGCGGGGACGAGGTGACGCGGGTGAAGCCGGACCCGGAACTTTACCGGGCCGTGCTGGATACACTGGGGGTGGACGCGCGGGCCGCCTTCGCGCTGGAGGACTCCCCCAAGGGGGTTGCCGCGGCCCGGGCCGCTTCCCTATACTGCGTGGCGGTGCCCAATCCGGTCACCCGCGTCATGGACCTGGGCGGCGCGGACCGGCTGCTTCCGGCGCTGGACGCCATGCCCTTTTCCGAACTGGTCCGGGACATCGAGGAACACCTTTTCCGTGCGCTTTGAACTGTATGTCGCCCTCCGCTACCTGCGCGGCAAGCGCAAGACGCGGTTCATCAGCCTGATCACGTTCATCTCCGTGGCCGGGGTGAGCGTCGGCGTCATCGCGCTGATCGTCGTGATGAGCGTGATGACCGGCTTCGACAATGCCCTGCGCGAGACCATCATCGGGAACCGCGCCCACCTGACGGTGTTTCTGCCCGCGGGCCGCGAGATGGTTGACTACGAGCGGGCGATAGACGAGGTCCGGGCCATCGCGCCCGAGGTCACCGGCGCGGGCCCCATCATGCAGATCGAGGCGCTGCTGAAGCGGGACGGCCAGACGACGGGGGGCTTCATCCTGGGCGTGGACCCCGCGCGCGAGGCGGAGGTGACGGACCTGGGAGAGAACCTCACGAAGAACGGCGGGCGCCTCTTCGGCTCGGGCAGGCTGCCGGGCGACAAGGAAATCGTGCTGGGCTACCGGCTCGCCCACCGCATCGGGGCGCGCATCGGCTCGGAGATCGCCGTGCTCACGGACAAGCCCACAGTGACGCCCTTCGGCATGCGCCCGGGCAACCAGGTCTACCTCACCGTGAGCGGCCTGTCCCAGGCCAAGATGTCCGACTTCGACAACCTCTACGCCTTTGTGGACATCAACACCGCGAAAATGCTGACGGGCCGCGCGGGCGTGGACGGCATCCACCTGAAACTGACGAACCCCTTCCTGGCCGACGCCGTGTCGCAGCGCGTCTCCGACCGGCTGCCCTACCGCGCCGAGACTTGGTACCAGAACCAGGAGGCCTTTTTCGAGGCGCTGAAGCAGGAAAAGGTCGCCATGTTCGTCATTCTGGTCTTCATCATCCTCGTGGCCGCGTTCAACATCACCAGCACGCTCATCATGATCGTCATGGAGAAGCGGCGCGACATCGGCATCCTGCGCACCCTGGGCTCGAGCGGCTGGTCCATCCTGTGGCTCTTCGTGCTCGAGGGACTCCTCATCGGCGTGAGCGGCACCGTCATCGGCGTGGTCGCGGGCACCATCCTCGCCTACAACATCAACCCCGTCGCCGAGTTCATCGCCGGGCTCATGGGCGTGGACCTGTTCAACAGCACCATCTACTACTTCGACGGCATCCCCGTCGCCGTGGTCCCCTTCGACATTCTCTGGATCACCGTGTCCGCCGTGGCGCTCACCTTCCTCTCCACGCTTTATCCCGCGTGGAGCGCCTCGCGGCTCAACCCCGTGGACGCGCTGCGCTATGAGTAAGGCGGGCAACGGAAACATCATCGAGTGCCGGGGCGTGGCCAAGGCCTACCATGACGGCGCGCGCACCCTGGAGATACTCCGGGGCGTGGACCTGGCCGTGCCCGAGGGGAAAATCCTCGCCATCAGCGGGCCCTCCGGCGTGGGCAAGAGCACCCTGCTGCACATCATGGGCACCCTGGACAAGCCCACCGGCGGCGAGGTCCTCTTCCGGGGCGAGCCGCTCCACCGCATGGGCGCGGGCCGGGTCAACGCCATCCGCAACCGCGAGATAGGCTTCGTCTTCCAGTTCTACCACCTCCTGCCCGAGTTCACGGCGCTGGAAAACGTCATGATGCCCTCCCTGTGCAAGAACGCCACCCGCCGCGCCTGCCGCGGGCGCGCCGAGGCCCTGCTGGAAAAGGTCGGCCTCACGGAGCGCATGACCCACAAGCCCGGCAAGCTCAGCGGCGGCGAACAGCAGCGCGTCGCCATCGCCCGCGCCCTCTTCAACAGCCCCGCCGTCGTCCTCACGGACGAGCCCACAGGCAACCTCGACGAGCGCACGGGCCAGGAAATTGTCGAGCTCCTCTGGAACCTCAATGCGGACGACGGCGTCACCATCGTCCTGGTCACCCACGACGAGTCCCTCGCCCGCCGCGCCCACCACTGGACCGCCATCCACGGCGGCCATGCGGAGAAACGCGCGTAGCGGCGGCGTTTGCGTTCCACGCCGTTTTCGCCAATAATGCCTGCGGCAATGCCGCCAACGGAGACCCGCCATGAACCCGATGCTCCTCCCCCTGCTTGTGCTGTCCGCCGCCACGCCGCCGCCCGCGCCGCTGTTGCCGGTGCCCACCCCGGCGCAGCTCGAATGGCAGCGCATGGAGTTCGGCATGTTCTGCCATTTCGGGATCAACACCTTCCACAACATGGAGTGGACGGACGGCACGAAGGACCCGCAGACCTTCAACCCGGTGGAGTTCGACCCCGCGCAGTGGGCGGACACGGCGAAGAACGCGGGAATGAAGTACCTGGTCTTCACGGCGAAGCACCATGACGGGTTCGCGCTGTACCCGACGGAGCACAGCGCCTACAGCGTGAAGGCCAGCCCCTGGCGCGGCGGCAAGGGCGACGCCCTGCGCGAGGTGGCGGACACAACCCGCGCCGCCGGGCTCATGTTCGGGTTCTACCTGTCGCCGTGGGACCGGCACGAGCCGAAGTACGCGGATTCAAAGGCCTATGACGATCATTTCAAGGCCATGCTCCGGGAAATCATCACGGGCTACGGGCCGGTGGGCGAGGTCTGGTTTGACGGCGCGGGCTCGGAGGGGCATGTCTACGACTGGGACGGCTATTACGCCCTCATCCGCGAACTGGCGCCGCAGGCGCTCATCGCCATCTGCGGTCCGGACATCCGCTGGGTGGGCAATGAGGACGGCCTAGGCCCGGAGACGCTGTGGAACCCGCAGCCCTTCCAAATCCCCGTGCCCGGCGAGGCGCCCCGCACGGAAATGCGCTGGTG contains:
- a CDS encoding alcohol dehydrogenase catalytic domain-containing protein; the protein is MKALYFENDPPRYALYRAARMVHPFPRLGPLSPVRYAEVPEPSPPNGRWLLVRNTACGLCGTDIHFLLMDMSPKSYSAALPGIKRKYLGHEAAGVVEAAGAEADGFQPGDRVALRLDWPSCAQMEISPPCGPCAAGSYMLCENLGAAPMPEAVGGGFSPRMAVHRSQPFKIPGSVGDDAAVLLEPMACAVHGVLKAADRLAPGARVLVIGGGTIGLLAAAACRALAPGVEVFLSARYPFQARAAEALGARVLDGGGKLFSQSAAATGGRHARGLFGNEIVLGGFDAVLDSVGGGESFGQALRLARAGGMVVLLGINFAPASLDYSPVWAREVLVTGINCHGTERDGRSSFAVAAELLAGLPELPGLLITHRFPMREYRKAVRAFMDKGKSGAIKIVLDHGE
- a CDS encoding HAD-IA family hydrolase; translation: MAGNILRAVVFDFDGLILDTESTLYGTWVETYARFGCELPPDLWTANIGGYSYETFHPLDHLEECLGRPIDRDAVNNARREVYRARVRVQPPMPGAAEAVRAARDLGLRLGVASSSERSWVAGHLERLGLLPLFDAVVCGDEVTRVKPDPELYRAVLDTLGVDARAAFALEDSPKGVAAARAASLYCVAVPNPVTRVMDLGGADRLLPALDAMPFSELVRDIEEHLFRAL
- a CDS encoding lipoprotein-releasing ABC transporter permease subunit: MRFELYVALRYLRGKRKTRFISLITFISVAGVSVGVIALIVVMSVMTGFDNALRETIIGNRAHLTVFLPAGREMVDYERAIDEVRAIAPEVTGAGPIMQIEALLKRDGQTTGGFILGVDPAREAEVTDLGENLTKNGGRLFGSGRLPGDKEIVLGYRLAHRIGARIGSEIAVLTDKPTVTPFGMRPGNQVYLTVSGLSQAKMSDFDNLYAFVDINTAKMLTGRAGVDGIHLKLTNPFLADAVSQRVSDRLPYRAETWYQNQEAFFEALKQEKVAMFVILVFIILVAAFNITSTLIMIVMEKRRDIGILRTLGSSGWSILWLFVLEGLLIGVSGTVIGVVAGTILAYNINPVAEFIAGLMGVDLFNSTIYYFDGIPVAVVPFDILWITVSAVALTFLSTLYPAWSASRLNPVDALRYE
- a CDS encoding ABC transporter ATP-binding protein — translated: MSKAGNGNIIECRGVAKAYHDGARTLEILRGVDLAVPEGKILAISGPSGVGKSTLLHIMGTLDKPTGGEVLFRGEPLHRMGAGRVNAIRNREIGFVFQFYHLLPEFTALENVMMPSLCKNATRRACRGRAEALLEKVGLTERMTHKPGKLSGGEQQRVAIARALFNSPAVVLTDEPTGNLDERTGQEIVELLWNLNADDGVTIVLVTHDESLARRAHHWTAIHGGHAEKRA
- a CDS encoding alpha-L-fucosidase codes for the protein MNPMLLPLLVLSAATPPPAPLLPVPTPAQLEWQRMEFGMFCHFGINTFHNMEWTDGTKDPQTFNPVEFDPAQWADTAKNAGMKYLVFTAKHHDGFALYPTEHSAYSVKASPWRGGKGDALREVADTTRAAGLMFGFYLSPWDRHEPKYADSKAYDDHFKAMLREIITGYGPVGEVWFDGAGSEGHVYDWDGYYALIRELAPQALIAICGPDIRWVGNEDGLGPETLWNPQPFQIPVPGEAPRTEMRWWPSECDVPIREGQWFFHTDGEKHLRSLENLLDIYYRSIGHGAALLMNLTPDRRGLLPDADVARLLELRAVLDETFAVDLAAGAATTANNTRGGDPAFAPGKAVDGDQDSYWAADDGVTDGWIELDLGGAKTFDRVVLQEQIALGQRIEEHAVHTWDGAAWNSAATGTTIGYKRIHCFPPVTASKIRVAVTKAKACPTLSHVGVFKASPRDTGAVEKRN